Proteins encoded by one window of Streptomyces sp. NBC_01477:
- a CDS encoding YciI family protein, protein MAKYMLVMRGTDETMAKMMETPFEEMLAMVGRFNEELIRAGVLVAAEGLDDPSQGVVVDFSAETPVVTDGPYGETKELFGGFYVIDVASKEEAVEWAKRLPAIAGSKVEVRRVPGIDEFPQDNEWIIKERAWRERTGQL, encoded by the coding sequence ATGGCGAAGTACATGCTGGTCATGCGCGGCACGGACGAGACCATGGCGAAGATGATGGAGACGCCCTTCGAGGAGATGCTCGCAATGGTGGGCCGCTTCAACGAGGAGTTGATCCGGGCGGGCGTGCTCGTGGCCGCCGAGGGGCTGGACGACCCGTCGCAGGGGGTGGTGGTCGACTTCAGCGCGGAGACCCCGGTGGTCACCGACGGTCCGTACGGCGAGACGAAGGAGCTGTTCGGCGGCTTCTACGTGATCGACGTCGCCTCGAAGGAGGAAGCCGTCGAATGGGCCAAGCGGCTCCCGGCGATCGCCGGTTCGAAGGTCGAGGTCCGCCGCGTGCCGGGCATCGACGAGTTTCCGCAGGACAACGAGTGGATCATCAAGGAGCGGGCGTGGCGCGAGCGGACCGGCCAGCTCTGA